TATCGCGGCGGCCGAGTCGATGGGCTTGAGCCATGAAGAAGCGGTGCAGGAGGCCTACGCCCAGCGCCTGGCGGGGCCCGCTTCCGCGCCGGAGTTTGTCTGGCTGATACGGCATTTCTGGTTGCGCGTGGACCGTGTCAATCGTGAACTTCCTTTCGACCAACGCGTGGCGCCACAGGACGTGCTGCTCCAATGGTTGGTGGAGGCTGGCGAGGACCGTGAGGTCTTGTTGATCACCGCCATGCCCTATTGGCCGTTGGGGCTGGACGAGCAAAACCAGTGGTGTTGAAAGGCGGGGCACCGTGTTCGATGTCGAGTTGGTCAACCGGACGCCGTTTGCCGCGCTCTCCCATGTTCAGATCGACGGGGCGGGACAGGAAGTGCTCGTCATCGTGCTGTGCGCCACATTCGCGGCCGGCGACCAGCACGAGGATGAAGACGACGGCCGATTGGGGCTCGCGGCGATTCAAGACCCGGTCCGGTTCGTTGACGAACCCCGCGCAGACCCGGCGTTCTCCAGCACGGCCTTCGAATCCGACATTGCGCCGCTGAAACCCCGTGTCGACGTGCTGGTCCACGGGCACGCGCATGCCCCGAGTGGCCGGGCGGTCGGTCAGATCGAGGTGGCACTCAGGCTGTCGAGCATTCACAAGCGCTTGAGAGTGACCGGTGACCGACAGTCGAAGAACGGCAGACCGGCGCCCTTCGAACGGCTCCCGCTGGTCTATGAGCGGGCCTTCGGCGGTACCACGGCCAAAGGCGAATGCTGCCTGGAGAACCCCGTCGGCATCGGCTTCCGAGGAGCGGCCTCGGCCGATCCCACGGTCGGGAGTGCATGGCCGAACATCGAGCATGCCGAGGCCGCCCACCGGTTCGACAGCCCGGTGCCGGCCGGTTTCGGCATCGTGGCGCGGCATTGGGCCCCGCGCCTGTCCCTGGCTGGCACCTACGACGCCCATTGGCTTGACGAGGTCTGGCCGCTCCCGCCCGGGGACTTCGATCCCTTGTTCAACCAGTCGGCGCCGCTTGACCAACAAATCGATCGGGTAACGGGGGGGGAGTCGGTCGAGATTCAACACATGACGCCCTCGGGAAGGTGGCACTTCCGATTGCCCAGGCTCGACGTCCCGATTCATCTTGTTCACGCCGATCACGTGGAGCGGGTCCCCACTCGCATCGATACCGTGGCCATTCACACCGACCGGAGAACGGTCACGCTGAAGGCGCGTGTGGCCATCCCGCGCATTCGCAACCGCCCCCCATTGCTCGCGGTGGTGCTGGGTCACGCCACGCCTGGCTGGTTGCTGGCACGCCAGCGGCTCAAGGTCTGGCAGGCACGTCCGGGCTTCATTGATGCCGCGCATGCGCCCTGTTTCCATCCTTGATCGCCCCGGCGCGCTGGTGAGGCGGTCATTCGAAGGAGCGCGCCGTTGAGCCCATCACTTTGGTTGCGCGGTGGGGGCGCTGTGACCGCAGTGGGGTTGGACCGGCCCCAGACTTGCGCAGGGATCCGGGCGCGCATGAGTCGCTTTGAAACCGTGTTGCGAACCCAACCCTTCGGCGCCGAGCAGATCGTGGCGAGGATCCCGGCGCATTGGGCCTTGCGTCGGACGCCGATGCAATGGCTCATCGCCATGGGCGCGCGCGTCGTTGACGAGGTGCTCGCCCGCCACGCGCTGGTGCCGGCATCGGGCGCGCTCATCCTGATCCCGCCTGAACCTTTCAGGGTGCCCTCACTGTCGGATCCAGGGCATCCCATGGCGTCGCTGGCAAGCCGGGTGGCGGAACGGGTCGGGGCTGACTTTCAGCGGGTGACTCAAACCCAAGGCGGAGGAGCCGCTGCGCTGGCAGAGGCGCTGGATCTGGCCCGGCAACTGCTCGGCGAACCGTCGCTGACCTACGTGCTGGTGGCCGCCACCGACACTTATGTGCTGGAGGCCGACTATGAGCGCCTGGAGCGTGCGGGTCGCCTCGGTACATCGCGCCAGGCGCAGGGGCTGACCCCCGGCGAGGGTGCCGCCTGCGTGCTGCTGACCTTGCCCACCCTGGAAGGCCCCCACACGCCCGGCGCCTCCACGGCCGAGCCGACCGCACTGCTCACGGGCTGGGCCGCCGCACACGAGCAGGATTCGGCCACCTCCGATCGCTATTCGCAGGGCAAAGCCAGGGTCGAGGCCCTTCGTTGCGCCACGCAACATGCCGGCGTGCTGGAGCCGAGCCTCGGCTGGATCCTGTCCAACGACAACGGCGAGCGCTACGCCGCCTGGGAGGCGACCTTGGCGCATGCCCGCTTTTTCCGGACCCGGCGGGCGCGCTTGTGCACCGTGCTTCCCGCCATGTCGGTGGGTGAGACCGGCAGTGCCGGCGCGCTGTTGGCGCTGCTCGCCTGTGCGCATCGCTTCATCCACGCCGCAGGGCAGGCTGAGAGCGCCGTGGTTGAACTCGGGTCCGAGGCCGGAGGTCGATCTGCCTGTGTGGTCGTGCCCCGAAAGGAGCGTTCTCCATGACGGCAGTGATCGAGGACATGGTGGCGCAATATGCCGAGCAGACCGCCTTTCTCTGGACCCAGCGGGTGCGGGCCGTCCAGAGTGCCGGACGCGACCTGGCGTCGCTGGCCGATCTCGATGAGCGATTGGCTGCGCACCTGGAGGGTCTTTACGTCGCGGCGGCGGCCGGCTGGCGGCACGCCCACCGGGCCCTTCAGGAGAGGCCGCAAGGCGGGGAAGCGTTTACCGCAGCGGCGTTGGCCTTGCAGGTGGGGGATGCGGCAGGGCTCGACGGTGTGCTGGCCCTGGCACCCACACAGTCCATGGTGATTCCCGGCATCGCGGCTGCGTTTGGATGGGTGGATCCCGCCCTGTTGCGAGGCATCGTCCTGGACCTCATTCAATCCACCTGCGAGGTGCGTCGACTGATCGGAGTCTGGGCGCTGGCGCTGCACCGGGTGGACCCTCGGGCGTCTTGGGCACAGCTCTTGGCGGACCCGAGCCCGACGGTCCGCGCGCGCGCGTTGCGACTGGCCGGCGAGGTGGGGGCCCTGCACCAGCGCGATGCCTGTCTGGATGGCTTGACCGACGATGACGCCAACTGCCGGAACTGGGCCGCCTGGAGCAGTGCGCTGCTGGGTGACCGTGGTCGGGCGATCGACGCGTTGAAGTCGCAGGCCGAGCAAGGCGCCGCTGGCGCAGGTCTTGATCTTTTGCTTCAGATCCAGGCTCCCGACGAGGCGCATGCCTGGTTGAAAGGGCTGGCGGGCCGGGGCGCCGACCTGCGCGTGCTGTTGCGCGCCAGCGGTCGGGTGGGCGATCCTGCGTATGTGCCGTGGCTGCTCAGTCAGATGCAGCAGCCAGCGACGGCACGGCTGGCGGGTGAGAGCTTCGCCCTCATCACCGGCGCCGATTTCCGCGAGCCAGGGCTGCGAGGCCGGACACCGGAGGGCTTCGAGGCCGGGCCCAACGACGACCCAGAAGATCCTGAAGTCGAATCCGATCCAGATGCGGACCTGCCCTGGCCGGACCCGCAAGCCGCCGCCAAATGGTGGACGGAGGCCCGCCATCGGCTGCCTTCTGGCCAACGGCGATGGCTCGGCCAGGCGCCCACCCGTACCCACTTGCTCACCATGTTGACCGAAGCCACACAGCGACATCGCGCCGTGGCTGCGACCGCACTGGCGCTCGGCACACCCGGAAGGCCGCTGTTTGACGTCTGT
The Roseateles amylovorans genome window above contains:
- a CDS encoding TIGR02270 family protein, encoding MTAVIEDMVAQYAEQTAFLWTQRVRAVQSAGRDLASLADLDERLAAHLEGLYVAAAAGWRHAHRALQERPQGGEAFTAAALALQVGDAAGLDGVLALAPTQSMVIPGIAAAFGWVDPALLRGIVLDLIQSTCEVRRLIGVWALALHRVDPRASWAQLLADPSPTVRARALRLAGEVGALHQRDACLDGLTDDDANCRNWAAWSSALLGDRGRAIDALKSQAEQGAAGAGLDLLLQIQAPDEAHAWLKGLAGRGADLRVLLRASGRVGDPAYVPWLLSQMQQPATARLAGESFALITGADFREPGLRGRTPEGFEAGPNDDPEDPEVESDPDADLPWPDPQAAAKWWTEARHRLPSGQRRWLGQAPTRTHLLTMLTEATQRHRAVAATALALGTPGRPLFDVCAPAPRQRALLALSAG
- a CDS encoding DUF2169 family type VI secretion system accessory protein, whose product is MFDVELVNRTPFAALSHVQIDGAGQEVLVIVLCATFAAGDQHEDEDDGRLGLAAIQDPVRFVDEPRADPAFSSTAFESDIAPLKPRVDVLVHGHAHAPSGRAVGQIEVALRLSSIHKRLRVTGDRQSKNGRPAPFERLPLVYERAFGGTTAKGECCLENPVGIGFRGAASADPTVGSAWPNIEHAEAAHRFDSPVPAGFGIVARHWAPRLSLAGTYDAHWLDEVWPLPPGDFDPLFNQSAPLDQQIDRVTGGESVEIQHMTPSGRWHFRLPRLDVPIHLVHADHVERVPTRIDTVAIHTDRRTVTLKARVAIPRIRNRPPLLAVVLGHATPGWLLARQRLKVWQARPGFIDAAHAPCFHP